From Deferrisoma camini S3R1, the proteins below share one genomic window:
- a CDS encoding cytochrome c3 family protein, whose translation MGRRWGWGLAAVWIAAAAAWAAPPPDHKQLFSGTWFHAPVADDDCTVCHTIHRDPVGPNLQAPVPDLCYGCHENMAARDEVHEPVGEGRCTDCHRVHTSDQRKLLVKRVPDLCYRCHPVDKEHVARNTLCTSCHEVHSSDTARFLKGERTRNCGRCHADKRRGETVHRPAREGKCLMCHFTHPDPRFQNRGLRAGFPRTAYARYEKGAYALCDRCHPPELHADPGFLGTRFRTRTDNLHARHVQGERGVTCSECHDVHASDRPALVVPWVRLPEKEPVPMGFIRFSTGGTCGPSCHDTATYVREAPEEELR comes from the coding sequence ATGGGCCGCCGTTGGGGGTGGGGGCTGGCGGCGGTGTGGATCGCGGCCGCGGCCGCCTGGGCGGCCCCGCCCCCGGACCACAAGCAGCTCTTCTCGGGCACCTGGTTCCACGCCCCGGTGGCCGACGACGACTGCACGGTGTGTCACACCATCCACCGGGACCCGGTGGGGCCCAACCTCCAGGCGCCGGTGCCGGACCTGTGCTACGGCTGCCACGAAAACATGGCGGCCCGGGACGAGGTGCACGAGCCGGTGGGGGAGGGCCGGTGTACCGACTGCCACCGGGTGCACACGAGCGACCAGCGAAAGCTCCTGGTCAAGCGGGTGCCGGACCTGTGCTACCGCTGCCACCCGGTGGACAAGGAGCACGTGGCCCGCAACACCCTGTGCACCTCGTGCCACGAGGTGCACTCCTCCGACACCGCCCGGTTCCTCAAGGGCGAGCGCACCCGCAACTGCGGCCGGTGTCACGCCGACAAGCGCCGGGGGGAGACCGTGCACCGCCCGGCCCGGGAGGGGAAGTGCCTGATGTGTCACTTCACCCACCCCGACCCCAGGTTCCAGAACCGGGGGCTGCGGGCCGGGTTCCCGCGCACGGCGTACGCGCGGTACGAGAAGGGGGCCTACGCCCTGTGCGACCGGTGCCACCCTCCGGAGCTCCACGCCGACCCCGGCTTTCTGGGCACCCGGTTCCGGACCCGCACCGACAACCTCCACGCCCGCCACGTGCAGGGCGAGCGCGGGGTGACCTGCTCCGAGTGCCACGACGTGCACGCCTCGGACCGGCCCGCCTTGGTGGTGCCGTGGGTTCGGCTGCCCGAAAAGGAACCGGTGCCCATGGGGTTCATCCGGTTCAGCACGGGGGGCACCTGCGGCCCGTCGTGCCACGACACGGCCACCTATGTCCGGGAGGCCCCGGAGGAGGAGCTGCGGTGA
- a CDS encoding multiheme c-type cytochrome, whose product MRRAAVWAIWAILAGALAAGAADRVDSGPVFRYLGAKWCKPCHNRNSPNPKLRVFHGWEGSAHAKAWEVLPDEDKDNPVCLRCHTTGYGLPRRADTRPEDLRGVQCEACHGPGSHYFPWRIMKDPVVSRERGLVIPDRDVCMRCHW is encoded by the coding sequence GTGAGGCGGGCGGCGGTCTGGGCGATCTGGGCGATCCTGGCCGGCGCCCTTGCGGCCGGCGCGGCCGACCGGGTGGACTCGGGACCGGTGTTCCGGTACCTGGGGGCCAAGTGGTGCAAGCCCTGCCACAACCGCAACAGCCCCAACCCCAAGCTGCGGGTGTTCCACGGGTGGGAGGGCTCGGCCCACGCCAAGGCCTGGGAGGTGCTGCCGGACGAGGACAAGGACAACCCCGTGTGCCTGCGGTGCCACACCACGGGGTACGGTCTGCCCCGCCGGGCCGACACCCGCCCCGAGGACCTGCGGGGCGTGCAGTGCGAGGCCTGCCACGGCCCGGGGAGCCACTACTTCCCCTGGCGGATCATGAAGGACCCCGTGGTCTCCCGGGAGCGGGGCCTGGTGATCCCGGACCGGGACGTGTGCATGCGGTGCCACTGGTGA
- the ispG gene encoding flavodoxin-dependent (E)-4-hydroxy-3-methylbut-2-enyl-diphosphate synthase, with amino-acid sequence MIEPNGPGPTAPLRPPRRPTRPVRVGPVTVGGGAPVSVQSMTNTDTRDVDATVAQIERLRAAGCEIVRCAVPDQEAARALGEIRRRVQVPLIADIHFDHRLALAALEAGVDGLRLNPGNIGARWKVEEVVRAARERAVPIRIGVNAGSLSKELLARHGGPTPQALVESALGHVRILEDLGYREIKVSLKGSRVPHTVAAYRLLADRCDYPFHVGITEAGTPLRGAVKSGAGLGILFWLGLGDTVRVSLTGDPVEEVRVAWWILGALELRQRGINLISCPTCGRTRVALVRLATEVERRLAHVQAPLTVAVMGCEVNGPGEAREADVGVACGKGVGLLFRRGEVVRKVPEAEIVDALVALVEEDAGRRGG; translated from the coding sequence ATGATAGAGCCCAACGGGCCTGGCCCGACAGCCCCTCTCCGGCCTCCCCGGCGGCCCACCCGGCCGGTGCGGGTCGGCCCGGTGACGGTGGGGGGCGGTGCGCCCGTGTCGGTGCAGTCCATGACCAACACCGACACCCGGGACGTGGACGCCACCGTGGCCCAGATCGAGCGGCTGCGTGCGGCCGGGTGCGAGATCGTCCGGTGCGCCGTGCCCGACCAGGAGGCGGCCCGGGCGCTGGGGGAGATCCGTCGGCGGGTGCAGGTTCCGCTCATCGCGGACATCCACTTCGATCACCGGCTGGCCCTGGCCGCCCTGGAGGCCGGGGTGGACGGGCTCCGGCTCAACCCGGGCAACATCGGTGCCCGGTGGAAGGTCGAGGAGGTGGTGCGGGCGGCCCGGGAGCGGGCGGTGCCGATCCGGATCGGCGTGAACGCGGGCAGCCTGTCCAAGGAGTTGCTGGCCCGCCACGGAGGCCCCACCCCCCAGGCCCTGGTGGAGAGCGCGCTGGGGCACGTCCGGATCCTGGAGGACCTGGGGTATCGGGAGATCAAGGTGAGCCTCAAGGGCTCCCGGGTGCCCCACACGGTGGCGGCGTACCGGCTCCTGGCCGACCGGTGCGACTACCCGTTCCACGTGGGCATCACCGAGGCGGGCACGCCGCTGCGCGGAGCGGTCAAGAGCGGCGCGGGCCTGGGGATCCTGTTCTGGCTGGGCCTCGGCGACACCGTGCGGGTGAGCCTCACCGGGGACCCGGTGGAGGAGGTGCGGGTCGCCTGGTGGATCCTGGGCGCGCTGGAGCTGCGGCAGCGGGGCATCAACCTGATCTCGTGCCCCACCTGCGGCCGCACCCGGGTGGCCCTGGTCCGGCTCGCCACCGAGGTGGAGCGCCGGCTGGCCCACGTGCAGGCCCCCCTCACCGTGGCCGTGATGGGCTGCGAGGTGAACGGTCCCGGCGAGGCCCGGGAGGCCGACGTGGGGGTGGCCTGCGGCAAGGGAGTGGGGCTGCTGTTCCGCCGGGGCGAGGTGGTGAGGAAGGTCCCCGAGGCCGAGATCGTGGACGCCCTCGTGGCCCTGGTAGAGGAGGATGCAGGGCGGCGCGGTGGTTAG
- a CDS encoding proline--tRNA ligase, giving the protein MDRYSTLFLPTLREDPAEAEVVSHRLMFRAGMIRKLAAGIYSYLPMGLRVLRKVERIVREEMNRAGAQEVLLPAVQPADLWKESGRWSYYGPELLRFEDRNGRECCLGPTHEEVITDLVRGQIQSYRQLPVNLYQIQTKFRDEIRPRFGVMRAREFIMKDAYSFDADDAGAEESYRKMYEAYRRIFARCGLEFVAVEADTGAIGGSFSHEFMVLADSGEDSVAACRACGYGANVEKAEVRPPERPGAGSEPGAMELVETPGCRTIEEVCAFLGVEPRHTIKTLLFDTDKGTVAVCVRGDHQVNPIKVKNLVDANTAELASEEVVQRVTGAAVGYAGPVGLSVPVYLDHALQEGVGYVVGANRSDHHYRNAVAGRDFRVAGWADLREIEEGDPCPRCGEPVTVRRGIEVGHIFKLGTKYSETMGATFLDREGRERPFVMGCYGIGVGRTVAAAIEQNHDENGIVWPVPIAPWEVLILPIRPGDEATARAVDQIAAGLEERGVEVLVDDRDERPGVRFKDADLIGVPLRITLGPRGLKEGVAEVKERATGAEHRVPLAEVAAWAAEWVEARRTPA; this is encoded by the coding sequence ATGGACCGGTATTCGACGTTGTTCTTGCCGACGCTTCGGGAGGACCCGGCCGAGGCCGAGGTGGTGAGCCACCGGCTAATGTTCCGGGCCGGCATGATCCGAAAGCTGGCGGCCGGCATCTACTCCTACCTTCCCATGGGCCTGCGGGTGCTGAGGAAGGTGGAGCGGATCGTCCGTGAGGAGATGAACCGCGCCGGGGCCCAGGAGGTGCTGCTGCCCGCGGTGCAGCCGGCCGACCTGTGGAAGGAGTCGGGCCGGTGGAGCTACTACGGGCCGGAGCTCCTGCGGTTCGAGGACCGTAACGGCCGGGAGTGCTGCCTGGGGCCCACCCACGAGGAGGTGATCACCGACCTGGTGCGGGGACAGATCCAGTCCTACCGCCAGCTCCCCGTGAACCTGTACCAGATCCAGACCAAGTTCCGGGACGAGATCCGGCCCCGGTTCGGCGTGATGCGGGCCCGGGAGTTCATCATGAAGGACGCCTACTCCTTCGACGCCGACGACGCCGGCGCCGAGGAGAGCTACCGGAAGATGTACGAGGCCTACCGCCGCATCTTCGCCCGGTGCGGCCTGGAGTTCGTGGCCGTGGAGGCCGACACCGGCGCGATCGGCGGCAGCTTCTCCCACGAGTTCATGGTGCTGGCCGACTCCGGCGAGGACTCGGTGGCCGCCTGCCGGGCCTGCGGGTACGGCGCCAACGTGGAGAAGGCCGAGGTGAGGCCGCCGGAGCGGCCCGGGGCCGGCTCCGAGCCCGGCGCCATGGAGCTGGTGGAGACCCCCGGGTGCCGCACCATCGAGGAGGTGTGCGCGTTCCTCGGGGTGGAGCCCCGGCACACGATCAAGACCCTGCTGTTCGACACCGACAAGGGCACGGTGGCCGTGTGCGTGCGGGGGGACCACCAGGTCAACCCGATCAAGGTGAAGAACCTGGTCGACGCGAACACGGCCGAGCTGGCCTCGGAGGAGGTGGTCCAGCGGGTCACGGGCGCGGCCGTGGGGTACGCGGGGCCGGTGGGGCTGTCGGTGCCGGTGTACCTGGACCACGCCCTCCAGGAGGGGGTTGGGTACGTGGTGGGCGCCAACCGCTCCGACCACCACTACCGCAACGCGGTGGCCGGCCGGGACTTTCGGGTGGCCGGCTGGGCCGACCTGCGGGAGATCGAGGAGGGCGACCCCTGCCCCCGGTGCGGCGAGCCGGTCACGGTGCGCCGCGGCATCGAGGTGGGCCACATCTTCAAGCTGGGCACCAAGTACTCCGAGACCATGGGCGCCACGTTCCTGGACCGGGAGGGCAGGGAGCGGCCGTTCGTGATGGGGTGCTACGGCATCGGTGTGGGGCGCACCGTGGCCGCGGCCATCGAGCAGAACCACGACGAGAACGGCATCGTGTGGCCGGTGCCCATCGCGCCCTGGGAGGTGCTGATCCTGCCGATCCGGCCCGGGGACGAGGCCACCGCCCGGGCGGTGGACCAGATCGCCGCCGGCCTGGAGGAGCGGGGGGTGGAGGTTTTGGTGGACGACCGGGACGAGCGGCCCGGCGTGCGGTTCAAGGACGCGGACCTGATCGGCGTGCCCCTGCGCATCACCCTGGGGCCCCGCGGCCTCAAGGAAGGGGTGGCCGAGGTCAAGGAGCGGGCCACGGGCGCCGAGCACCGGGTGCCGCTGGCCGAGGTGGCGGCCTGGGCTGCCGAGTGGGTCGAGGCCCGGAGGACCCCGGCGTGA
- the pyrF gene encoding orotidine-5'-phosphate decarboxylase, whose protein sequence is MTARDRIWFALDTPTADEARHWARRLRGEVGGLKVGLELFVAAGPGLVQDLVADGWPVFLDLKFHDIPNTMAGAARAAGRLGVRLVNVHALAGRAGMARAAEAAREGAREAGVPAPRVLAVTVLTSHGPDDLEAVGLEGPPEEAVLRLAGLARLAGCDGVVASAREAPAIRASWSEAVIVTPGIRPAGARRGDQARVTTPAGAMAAGADHIVVGRPIREAADPVAAARALVAEVAEALGRGA, encoded by the coding sequence GTGACCGCCCGGGACCGGATCTGGTTCGCCCTTGACACCCCCACGGCCGACGAGGCCCGGCACTGGGCTCGGCGGCTGCGGGGCGAGGTGGGCGGCCTCAAGGTGGGGCTGGAGCTGTTCGTGGCGGCCGGCCCCGGGCTGGTGCAGGACCTGGTGGCGGACGGCTGGCCGGTGTTCCTGGACCTCAAGTTCCACGACATCCCCAACACCATGGCCGGCGCGGCCCGGGCGGCGGGCCGCCTGGGGGTGCGGCTGGTGAACGTGCACGCCCTGGCGGGTCGGGCGGGGATGGCCCGGGCGGCCGAGGCCGCCCGGGAGGGGGCCCGGGAGGCCGGCGTGCCCGCGCCGCGGGTCCTGGCCGTCACCGTCTTGACCAGCCACGGCCCGGACGACCTGGAGGCCGTGGGCCTGGAGGGCCCTCCGGAGGAGGCCGTGCTGCGGCTGGCCGGGCTGGCCCGGCTGGCCGGGTGTGACGGGGTGGTGGCCTCGGCCCGGGAGGCCCCGGCGATCCGGGCGTCGTGGAGCGAGGCGGTCATCGTGACCCCGGGCATCCGACCCGCCGGGGCCCGACGGGGCGACCAGGCCCGGGTGACCACCCCGGCCGGGGCGATGGCGGCCGGGGCCGATCACATCGTGGTGGGCCGGCCCATCCGGGAGGCGGCCGACCCCGTGGCAGCGGCCCGGGCCCTGGTGGCCGAGGTGGCCGAGGCCCTGGGGCGGGGGGCATGA
- the rlmB gene encoding 23S rRNA (guanosine(2251)-2'-O)-methyltransferase RlmB, whose protein sequence is MSDWVLGRRGVREHLVHAPDTARALWVARGSRVPRNVIAAAEGLGLPVRQCARHELTARVGSERHQGVALEVGGWSYADPEDLLARVGQAPVPLVVALDCVQDPRNLGAVLRVVDGVGAAGVVIPKDRAAGLGPLAARAAAGAVATVPVARVVNLARTLDRFRDEGLWVYGAAAEGDDVYSVDLDTPAVLVLGGEHEGIRPNVRRRCDRMVSLPMGGKVSSLNVAVACGVLCYEFLRRRRRRD, encoded by the coding sequence ATGAGCGACTGGGTGCTCGGACGGCGGGGGGTGCGCGAGCACCTCGTCCACGCCCCCGACACGGCCCGGGCCCTGTGGGTGGCCCGGGGGAGCCGGGTGCCCCGGAACGTGATCGCGGCCGCCGAGGGGCTGGGGCTGCCGGTGCGGCAGTGCGCCCGCCACGAGCTCACCGCCCGGGTGGGGTCCGAGCGCCATCAGGGCGTGGCCCTGGAGGTGGGGGGGTGGTCGTACGCCGACCCGGAAGACCTCTTGGCCCGGGTGGGGCAGGCTCCGGTGCCCCTGGTGGTGGCCCTGGACTGCGTCCAGGACCCCAGGAACCTGGGGGCGGTGCTCCGGGTCGTGGACGGGGTCGGAGCGGCCGGGGTGGTGATCCCCAAGGACCGGGCGGCCGGCCTGGGGCCGCTGGCGGCGCGGGCCGCGGCCGGTGCGGTGGCCACGGTGCCCGTGGCCCGGGTGGTCAACCTGGCCCGCACCCTGGACCGGTTTCGGGACGAGGGGCTCTGGGTGTACGGCGCGGCGGCCGAGGGCGACGACGTGTACTCCGTGGACCTGGACACCCCGGCGGTGTTGGTGCTGGGGGGCGAGCACGAGGGCATCCGGCCCAACGTACGCCGCCGGTGCGACCGCATGGTGTCGCTGCCCATGGGGGGAAAGGTGAGCTCCCTCAACGTGGCCGTGGCCTGCGGCGTGCTCTGCTACGAGTTCCTCCGTCGGCGGCGCAGGCGGGACTGA
- a CDS encoding TlpA family protein disulfide reductase, giving the protein MGARRRVWTIALVLVGVGLFAAGCGGGERRPRPGQAPGFAISTLDGDTVRLADYPGAVVLLDFWATYCAPCKRVLRHEVELQKRYGPKGLQVISVALDRDPEAVRAYLQENPVNFPVALANAEIRKAYGGITTIPYIVFIDRTGRIRYRKIGFVPGDEAEIERWVARLVDEGTAPLVGP; this is encoded by the coding sequence GTGGGCGCACGCCGTAGGGTCTGGACCATCGCTCTGGTGCTCGTGGGGGTGGGGCTGTTCGCCGCAGGGTGCGGGGGCGGGGAACGCCGGCCCCGCCCCGGCCAGGCCCCGGGGTTTGCGATTTCCACCCTCGACGGAGACACGGTGCGGCTGGCCGACTACCCGGGCGCGGTGGTGCTCCTGGACTTCTGGGCCACCTACTGTGCACCGTGCAAACGGGTGCTGCGCCACGAGGTGGAGCTCCAGAAGAGGTACGGGCCGAAAGGGCTCCAGGTGATCTCGGTGGCCCTCGATCGCGACCCCGAGGCGGTGCGGGCCTACCTCCAGGAGAACCCCGTGAACTTCCCCGTGGCGCTCGCCAACGCGGAGATCCGGAAGGCCTACGGCGGGATCACCACCATCCCTTATATCGTGTTCATCGACCGGACCGGCCGCATCCGCTACCGGAAGATCGGGTTCGTGCCCGGCGACGAGGCGGAGATCGAGCGGTGGGTGGCCCGGCTGGTGGACGAGGGCACCGCACCTCTCGTGGGGCCGTGA
- the yedF gene encoding sulfurtransferase-like selenium metabolism protein YedF: MGDRLDRAAPLDLGPTPEESGTTPAFLVLSDAIGAEPELGPILMRSFLSAVAQAEAKPARILFLNRGVHLTTEGSPVLDVLSEIERAGVELLSCGTCLKFFGKQEALRVGRVGTMHDTVETLTGPYRVTTVT, translated from the coding sequence ATGGGTGATCGGTTGGACCGCGCAGCGCCCTTGGACCTCGGCCCGACTCCGGAAGAGTCTGGAACCACGCCGGCGTTCCTCGTCCTCTCCGACGCGATCGGCGCCGAGCCCGAGCTGGGGCCGATCCTCATGCGCTCGTTCCTGTCTGCCGTGGCCCAGGCCGAGGCGAAGCCCGCACGGATCCTGTTCCTGAACCGGGGCGTGCACCTCACCACCGAGGGGTCGCCGGTGCTGGACGTGCTCTCCGAGATCGAGCGGGCCGGGGTGGAACTGCTGTCCTGCGGGACCTGCTTGAAGTTCTTCGGCAAGCAGGAGGCCCTCCGGGTGGGTCGGGTCGGTACCATGCACGACACGGTGGAGACCCTGACCGGGCCCTACCGGGTCACCACCGTGACCTGA
- the rssA gene encoding patatin-like phospholipase RssA, whose amino-acid sequence MPEQLKIGLALGSGSARGWAHLGVIRELERRGIRPQVVAGTSIGALVGAAYALGKTRDLEAWVRRLTRWDVIRFLDIRLTGGGLIEGERLRDFFLQHVADAPIESLPVAFAAVATDLRTGREVWFRTGSVVEAVRASVAVPGLFTPAHVDGAWYVDGGLTNPVPVAVCRALGADAVIAVDLNADIVSRHVRPDREEGLLSRGPVTEWVRQAAARLPEGFRDRAGQVLTSVLGPKDRPGIVETVVASVNIMQARITRSRMAGDPPEVLITPRLAHIGLMEFERGGEAVKEGRAAVIRAAEALEALMG is encoded by the coding sequence ATGCCCGAGCAGCTCAAGATCGGTCTGGCGCTGGGGAGCGGGTCGGCCCGGGGATGGGCGCACCTGGGGGTGATCCGCGAGCTGGAGCGCCGGGGCATCCGGCCCCAGGTGGTGGCCGGCACCTCCATCGGGGCCCTGGTGGGGGCGGCCTACGCCCTGGGCAAGACCCGGGACCTGGAGGCCTGGGTCCGGCGTCTGACCCGGTGGGACGTGATCCGGTTCCTGGACATCCGGCTGACGGGCGGCGGGCTGATCGAGGGGGAGCGGCTTCGGGATTTCTTCTTGCAGCACGTGGCCGACGCGCCGATCGAGTCGCTGCCCGTGGCGTTCGCGGCCGTGGCCACCGACCTGCGCACCGGACGGGAGGTGTGGTTCCGCACCGGGTCGGTGGTGGAGGCGGTGCGGGCCTCGGTGGCCGTGCCCGGGCTGTTCACCCCGGCCCACGTGGACGGGGCGTGGTACGTGGACGGGGGCCTCACCAACCCGGTGCCGGTGGCCGTGTGCCGAGCCCTGGGCGCCGACGCGGTGATCGCGGTGGACCTGAACGCCGACATCGTGAGCCGCCACGTCCGCCCCGACCGGGAGGAGGGGCTGCTGAGCCGGGGGCCGGTCACGGAGTGGGTGCGGCAGGCGGCCGCCCGGCTGCCCGAGGGCTTTCGGGACCGGGCGGGCCAGGTGCTCACCTCGGTTCTGGGCCCCAAGGATCGGCCCGGGATCGTGGAGACCGTGGTGGCCTCGGTGAACATCATGCAGGCCCGGATCACCCGAAGCCGCATGGCCGGGGACCCCCCCGAGGTGCTGATCACCCCCCGGCTGGCCCACATCGGGCTCATGGAGTTCGAGCGGGGGGGCGAGGCGGTCAAGGAGGGCCGCGCGGCCGTCATCCGCGCGGCCGAGGCCCTGGAGGCCCTCATGGGGTGA
- the hypF gene encoding carbamoyltransferase HypF: MSEHDVVRRFFRVQGIVQGVGFRPFVARTARGLGLVGHVENTTRGVEVEVQGSARQVEAFRRTLLERPPPMARILAVHEEPRPARPEAGFEIRASREDPVAAAVVPPDIATCPACLQELFDPADRRHGYPFLNCTDCGPRYTIIAALPYDRTRTSMAGFAMCDRCRAEYEDPDSRRFHAQPNACPECGPSLSLLDDQGSVLAGDPLDGAVETIRRAGVLAVLGLGGFHLVCDPFCEAAVAELRRRKHRPAKPFALMVPDLAAARDLARVPPEAEALLTGPEAPIVLVPARPEAGLAPSVAPGQDRVGLFLPYTPLHHLLFRRGGFRALVMTSGNRSDEPILASWDEARDRLAGVADRHLVHDRPILHRVDDSVTKTTARGPILIRRARGYAPAPIPLANPSGRVLLGLGAELANTFCVVRGDFAYPGPHVGDLKNIEVEQGYRRGIRHLLDLLRVEPQVVARDLHPGYRSSRYAQTWAARGAAVVEVQHHEAHAAAVMAEHAAWDRDALVLTLDGLGYGTDGTLWGGEILAGRPGAYRRVGHLARVPQPGGDRAAREPWRMAASHLRRAMGAAWVRLDLPCFADLSPVLRDGLERMMERGVNAPATSSCGRLFDAAAAILGFRGAMSYSAQAPMELEALAARAAGPAPAYPDGEVRREGEAWVLDPAPLVRALADEAAAGGDVPRAALGFHRALARLFARGAEAAAGTEEVGEVFLAGGCLQNAVFLELLCGELERRGLAPRLPRLLPPNDGAISYGQCAWAAARLGGVTP, from the coding sequence ATGAGCGAGCACGACGTCGTCCGCCGGTTCTTCCGGGTTCAGGGGATCGTCCAGGGGGTGGGGTTTCGGCCCTTCGTGGCCCGCACCGCCCGGGGCCTGGGCCTCGTCGGCCACGTGGAGAACACGACCCGGGGCGTGGAGGTGGAGGTCCAGGGTTCGGCCCGGCAGGTCGAGGCGTTCCGCCGGACGCTCCTGGAGCGCCCCCCGCCCATGGCCCGGATCCTGGCCGTGCACGAGGAGCCTCGCCCGGCTCGCCCCGAGGCGGGCTTCGAGATCCGGGCCAGCCGGGAGGACCCCGTGGCCGCGGCCGTGGTACCCCCCGACATCGCCACCTGCCCCGCCTGTCTGCAAGAGCTGTTCGATCCGGCCGACCGCCGGCACGGCTACCCCTTCCTGAACTGCACGGACTGCGGCCCGCGGTACACGATCATCGCGGCGCTGCCCTATGACCGAACCCGCACCTCCATGGCCGGGTTCGCCATGTGCGACCGGTGCCGGGCCGAGTACGAGGACCCCGACTCACGCCGGTTCCACGCCCAGCCCAACGCCTGCCCCGAGTGCGGGCCGAGCCTGTCGCTCCTGGACGACCAGGGTTCGGTCCTGGCAGGCGACCCCCTGGACGGAGCCGTGGAGACGATCCGCCGGGCGGGAGTCCTGGCCGTGCTGGGGCTGGGAGGGTTCCATCTGGTGTGCGACCCCTTCTGCGAGGCCGCGGTGGCCGAGCTGCGGCGGCGCAAGCACCGGCCCGCGAAGCCGTTCGCCCTGATGGTGCCGGACCTGGCCGCGGCACGGGATCTGGCCCGGGTGCCCCCGGAGGCCGAGGCCCTGCTCACCGGGCCCGAGGCTCCCATCGTTCTCGTGCCTGCGCGGCCGGAGGCGGGTTTGGCTCCGTCGGTGGCGCCGGGTCAAGACCGGGTCGGCCTGTTCCTGCCCTACACCCCCCTGCACCACCTGCTGTTCCGGCGAGGAGGGTTCCGGGCCCTGGTGATGACCAGCGGCAACCGCAGCGACGAGCCGATCCTGGCCTCGTGGGACGAGGCCAGGGACCGGCTGGCCGGGGTGGCGGACCGGCACCTGGTCCACGACCGCCCGATCCTTCACCGGGTGGACGACAGCGTGACCAAGACCACGGCCCGGGGCCCGATCCTGATCCGCCGTGCCCGGGGCTACGCCCCTGCCCCGATCCCCCTGGCCAACCCATCGGGCCGGGTCCTCCTGGGCCTGGGCGCGGAACTGGCCAACACCTTCTGCGTGGTGCGGGGCGACTTCGCCTACCCGGGGCCCCACGTGGGGGACCTCAAGAACATCGAGGTGGAGCAGGGGTACCGCCGGGGGATCCGGCACCTGCTGGACCTCCTACGGGTGGAGCCGCAGGTGGTGGCGCGGGACCTCCACCCGGGGTACCGATCGAGCCGATACGCTCAGACCTGGGCGGCCCGGGGGGCGGCCGTGGTGGAGGTACAGCACCACGAGGCCCACGCCGCGGCCGTGATGGCCGAGCACGCCGCCTGGGACCGGGACGCCCTGGTGCTCACCCTGGACGGGCTCGGCTACGGCACCGACGGGACCCTGTGGGGGGGAGAGATCCTTGCGGGCCGGCCCGGGGCCTACCGCAGGGTGGGCCACCTGGCCCGGGTGCCCCAGCCGGGGGGGGACCGGGCGGCCCGTGAGCCCTGGCGGATGGCGGCGAGCCACCTGCGACGGGCGATGGGGGCTGCCTGGGTCCGCCTGGACCTTCCCTGCTTCGCAGACCTCTCGCCGGTGCTTCGCGACGGGCTCGAACGCATGATGGAACGGGGGGTGAACGCACCGGCCACCTCCTCGTGCGGCCGGCTGTTCGACGCGGCCGCCGCCATCCTGGGGTTCCGGGGCGCCATGAGCTACTCGGCCCAGGCCCCCATGGAGCTCGAGGCCTTAGCGGCCCGGGCCGCCGGCCCGGCCCCGGCCTACCCCGACGGGGAGGTCCGGAGAGAGGGGGAGGCCTGGGTCCTGGACCCGGCGCCCCTCGTGCGGGCCCTGGCCGACGAGGCCGCCGCGGGGGGCGACGTGCCCCGGGCCGCCCTGGGGTTCCACCGGGCCCTCGCCCGCCTGTTCGCCCGGGGGGCCGAGGCCGCCGCCGGGACCGAGGAGGTCGGGGAGGTGTTCCTGGCCGGGGGCTGCCTCCAGAACGCGGTGTTCCTCGAGCTCTTGTGCGGAGAACTGGAGCGCCGGGGACTCGCCCCCCGCCTCCCCCGGCTCCTCCCCCCCAACGACGGGGCCATCTCGTACGGCCAGTGCGCCTGGGCGGCAGCCCGCCTCGGCGGCGTCACCCCATGA
- a CDS encoding DUF362 domain-containing protein yields the protein MAYVILDKCEKCGDCVDECPVEAITEGEDKYVIDPDVCVDCGTCAEVCPVDAPVPEDEA from the coding sequence ATGGCGTATGTGATTCTGGACAAGTGCGAAAAGTGCGGCGACTGCGTGGACGAGTGCCCGGTCGAGGCGATCACCGAGGGCGAGGACAAGTACGTGATCGACCCCGACGTGTGCGTGGACTGCGGCACCTGCGCCGAGGTCTGCCCGGTGGACGCCCCGGTGCCCGAGGACGAGGCCTAA